One region of Thiomonas intermedia genomic DNA includes:
- a CDS encoding acyltransferase: MLTRSELEAIGFAEVGKDVRISDQVRFYGAHRIVLGDHVRIDDFCVLSAGTGGIRIGHHVHIAVFSSLIGQGEINVSDFANLSSRVSIYSSSDDYSGASLTNPTVPAEFTHVNHAPVWLGRHVIVGCGSVILPGITIADGAAIGALSLVNQDCAAFGIYAGCPAKRIKERSRALLDLEARYVASQTSQNP; this comes from the coding sequence ATGTTGACTCGTTCCGAGCTGGAAGCCATTGGCTTCGCCGAGGTGGGCAAGGACGTGCGGATATCGGATCAGGTCCGGTTCTATGGCGCGCATCGGATCGTTCTTGGCGACCACGTCCGCATCGACGATTTCTGCGTCCTTTCAGCGGGTACGGGCGGCATCCGCATCGGACACCATGTGCATATCGCGGTGTTCAGCTCTCTGATTGGGCAGGGGGAGATAAACGTGTCGGATTTCGCCAATCTCTCTTCGCGCGTCTCCATCTACAGCAGCAGCGACGATTACTCCGGCGCCAGTCTCACTAACCCCACAGTGCCCGCCGAATTCACCCACGTCAACCACGCACCGGTCTGGCTGGGCCGACATGTCATCGTCGGCTGTGGCAGCGTGATTCTCCCCGGCATCACCATTGCCGATGGCGCTGCGATAGGCGCCCTCTCTTTGGTCAATCAAGATTGCGCAGCGTTCGGCATCTACGCCGGATGCCCCGCCAAACGCATCAAGGAGCGCAGTCGCGCGCTTCTCGACCTGGAGGCGCGCTACGTCGCCAGTCAAACGTCCCAGAACCCATGA
- the flgL gene encoding flagellar hook-associated protein FlgL produces MRISTSQFYAASLTGILNQQNTLNTLSQQLSTGSTLVNPSDQPVAAAQNVSLTGQINRLAGYTQNGQNAQNALQLESATVQSVSTLVSQVRQLAVQMNNGTVSSQDLSNAASTMQGYIQQLAQYANTQDGQGNYLFAGSKSGSQPFIIQADGTVQYQGDGGQNQLALGPSLSTAIGDPGSALFMNTRAGNGTFTVNASSSNTGGATAGPGTVNNTALAQQTLQVDGTQYQISFSGSGGSMTYAVTSGTGGTFSASPVASGAFTAGMSIGLPPGNTPAITVPIVGTPAAGDSFTIGASAPQSLFQTFHALAQAFSASAQTSGSNALRAQSISNTLASLDQNQTSLLSTQASIGSRLQQVQAVQTQNASLTLQLQTQQTQLTSINYPQVITDYQSSLTALQAAQKAFTQAQGLSLFQYL; encoded by the coding sequence ATGCGCATCAGCACCTCACAGTTCTATGCCGCCAGTCTCACGGGCATTCTCAATCAGCAAAACACGCTCAATACCCTGAGCCAGCAGCTCTCCACGGGCAGTACCTTGGTCAACCCATCCGACCAGCCCGTCGCCGCGGCCCAGAACGTCAGCCTGACCGGGCAGATCAACCGGCTGGCCGGCTACACCCAGAACGGCCAGAACGCGCAGAACGCCCTGCAGCTCGAGAGTGCCACGGTGCAGAGCGTCTCCACCCTGGTCAGCCAGGTACGCCAGCTCGCGGTGCAGATGAACAACGGCACCGTCAGCTCGCAAGACCTGAGCAACGCGGCCTCCACCATGCAGGGCTACATCCAGCAACTCGCGCAGTACGCCAACACGCAGGACGGACAGGGCAACTACCTGTTCGCTGGCAGCAAAAGCGGTTCGCAGCCCTTCATCATCCAGGCCGACGGCACGGTGCAATACCAGGGCGATGGCGGACAGAACCAGCTCGCGCTCGGTCCCAGCCTGAGCACGGCCATCGGCGATCCGGGCAGCGCCTTGTTCATGAACACCCGCGCGGGCAACGGTACCTTCACCGTCAATGCCTCCAGCAGCAATACGGGCGGCGCCACGGCGGGCCCCGGCACCGTCAACAACACCGCCCTGGCCCAGCAAACCCTGCAGGTCGACGGCACGCAATACCAGATCAGTTTCAGCGGAAGCGGCGGCTCGATGACCTATGCCGTGACCAGCGGCACGGGCGGCACGTTCTCCGCAAGCCCGGTCGCCAGCGGCGCCTTCACCGCGGGCATGAGCATCGGCCTGCCCCCAGGCAACACCCCGGCCATCACCGTGCCCATCGTCGGCACCCCGGCGGCGGGCGACAGCTTCACCATCGGGGCCTCCGCGCCGCAAAGCCTGTTCCAGACCTTCCACGCCTTGGCGCAGGCCTTCTCGGCTTCGGCACAGACCTCGGGCTCGAACGCCTTGCGCGCGCAGTCCATCAGCAACACGCTGGCCAGCCTCGACCAAAACCAGACCAGCCTGCTCAGCACCCAGGCCAGCATCGGCAGCCGCCTGCAGCAGGTGCAGGCCGTGCAGACGCAGAACGCCAGCCTCACGCTGCAACTGCAAACCCAGCAGACCCAGCTCACCAGCATCAATTACCCCCAGGTCATCACCGACTACCAGTCCAGCCTCACGGCACTCCAGGCCGCACAGAAAGCGTTTACGCAGGCGCAGGGGTTAAGCTTGTTCCAATACCTCTAA
- a CDS encoding EAL and HDOD domain-containing protein, with protein sequence MTSTTPTPENAPPEEQSAIMQAHIARQPIVDRKQQIVGYELFARESGTADRAPAEHSAETDSVLLFNALSNIGAEKLFGEKLAFINCVVEDLKAEHLDIVFPDRIVLEVPRVYGDDATGIAEVAAALKPLKERGFQLAAGPFAAASLYAAWLPFLSYIKADVQGISANVAVALQRKAESHRNLRLVAEKVETPEQFKIYFDAGFHFFQGYYFARPQTISAKVINPAHANVLQLMNLVMRQAELNEIEGVLKRDPALSFKLLRYINSSGFGLMSEVTSFRHAAAILGYKKLFRWLALLLATVPGSAASPAVARTAITRGRMMELLAKGTLSDEDSDNAFVVGIFSMLDVMLGVPMEKALAEITLSEPIVMALKDNSGLFGSYLQLTRAVEQRDFDNLDFLASALGIQGWRVSSVHLAALAWVEELGI encoded by the coding sequence ATGACCAGCACCACCCCTACGCCAGAAAACGCACCGCCCGAAGAGCAGAGCGCCATCATGCAAGCGCACATTGCGCGGCAGCCCATCGTCGACCGCAAGCAGCAGATCGTCGGCTACGAGTTGTTTGCGCGGGAAAGCGGCACAGCCGATCGCGCGCCGGCCGAGCACAGTGCGGAGACCGATAGCGTGCTGCTGTTCAACGCCCTGTCCAATATCGGTGCCGAAAAGCTGTTTGGCGAGAAGCTCGCCTTCATCAACTGCGTGGTCGAAGACCTGAAGGCCGAACATCTCGACATCGTCTTCCCGGATCGCATCGTGCTCGAGGTGCCGCGCGTGTACGGTGACGACGCCACCGGCATCGCCGAAGTCGCCGCGGCGCTCAAGCCCTTGAAGGAACGCGGATTCCAGCTTGCGGCCGGCCCCTTCGCCGCCGCCTCGCTATACGCCGCCTGGCTGCCCTTTCTGAGCTACATCAAGGCCGACGTCCAAGGCATTTCCGCCAACGTGGCCGTGGCTCTGCAACGCAAGGCCGAGAGTCATCGCAATCTGCGCCTCGTGGCGGAAAAAGTGGAAACGCCTGAGCAGTTCAAGATCTATTTCGACGCCGGATTTCACTTCTTCCAGGGGTATTACTTCGCCCGGCCGCAGACCATCAGTGCCAAGGTCATCAATCCCGCGCACGCCAATGTGCTGCAGCTGATGAATCTGGTCATGCGCCAGGCCGAACTGAACGAGATCGAAGGGGTGCTCAAGCGCGATCCGGCGCTGTCCTTCAAGCTGCTTCGCTACATCAATTCATCAGGCTTCGGGCTGATGTCGGAGGTCACGTCGTTTCGACATGCCGCGGCCATCCTCGGTTACAAGAAGCTGTTTCGCTGGTTGGCGCTGCTGCTCGCCACCGTACCGGGCAGCGCCGCATCGCCCGCCGTGGCCCGCACCGCCATCACCCGCGGGCGCATGATGGAGCTGCTGGCCAAGGGCACCCTGTCCGACGAGGACAGCGACAACGCCTTTGTCGTGGGCATTTTTTCCATGCTCGATGTCATGCTGGGCGTCCCCATGGAGAAGGCGCTGGCCGAGATCACCCTGTCCGAGCCCATCGTCATGGCGCTCAAGGACAACAGCGGTCTGTTCGGCAGCTATCTGCAGCTCACCCGCGCCGTCGAGCAACGCGACTTCGACAACCTCGATTTCCTGGCTTCGGCGCTGGGCATTCAGGGCTGGCGCGTCAGTTCTGTCCATCTTGCGGCGCTGGCCTGGGTGGAAGAACTCGGCATCTGA
- a CDS encoding glycosyltransferase yields MTSSLYLNVGCGKVKLPGFVNIDLEPGGDIQCDVTQGLPYADATVDGIYSEHFIEHLSQKDILGFLRECRRVLKPGGRARIATPDLDAIITQFTDNNWRQPWLEKYGYQWIKNRAEYLNVSLREWGHAWVVDEEELSRLASWAGLERLQRVKLNESTDPHLSGLETRLESTLIMEYVRAADAVDDQPLVSIVIPAYRADFLAACLDSALAQTHHQIEILVLDDSPSDAVARICGAYAQRDPRVTYRRNAQPLGEPENLTQGIRLARGEFIKPLYDDDLLAPDAVEQLLAAWRAHPGVRLAAVRRLPMDAAGQPLDEALLPPLSQLTGRLRGTEVLGHILARGLNLLGEPTCMMFRRSDALAIDEPNVMSLFGHLCVGVGDVCLALHMLSRGDLAYVADPLAKLRIHSAQTQRQQQTHTLGMANWQYLRQQGARLGIALQPQPPSPIEAGAVPLPTPALSDSSPEPSLIRSGRPLGSGTAVLLHLFYPDLWAEFLPLLRSLPKPFDVYISLSEGREDLLADIARDLPDATVIRHPNRGRDIAPRLALLRMARAQHYDQLLFLHGKKSPHLREIEHIHIPFLQHKDGNRWRQELLADLLASPQRVIATFAQNPRVGLIGPHGFWLELRGDANVPRLAHVAQRMGIAPDLARHGYFAGSMFWCRPQALDPLLALDLKAGDFEDEAGQTDATLAHVVERLFTLSTERAGFEVCDTAGTTLAAPPRLNLPWLPEDRWAPREQDWAQQAMTAWRQAGQVAPRIALALAANADFPPQPSRASLAAQWLAAQPLIELPADLPGDAFLSAANPALLGSDGDWLGLMDAGDQLAPDALFRVSQALRAHPQWQLVYTDEDQITPDGQHLHPHCKPDFNLDYLRSLPYIGGLLLIRRDLFEALGGFNRQAEGAEDYDLLLRAWEHLQQTGAGEAAIGHVPEVLYHRLQGSGHTQKSVPEILAAGHAALERHFARLGIAAQVQPGPFPPSFRVRWPLPEIKPLVSILIPTRDQLPLLQRCVESVIEKTKYPAYEILIIDNDSQTAEARNYLAAIETKEAELGGRLRVVRQPGPFNFSAMNNAAAKLARGDFLLLLNNDTAALHDDWLDDMMGHAVRPDVGIVGAKLLYPDGKIQHAGVILGMRGPAEHPFIGRPPEDRGYFGRAQLTQNLSAVTGACLLIRKSVYEQLDGLDEQAFKVSYNDIDLCLKVREAGLRIVFTPYALLMHEGSASQKGGTESKPDEAKLKRFAAEKDAMYAKWLPQLAFDPAYNRHLSLASTDFLLEDQPPLSWGPAWRPRPRVLVHPADRDGCGEYRIIAPMRALNRAGLTQGWETMRLYEPAEMERMQPDSLVVQRQMEWPQIEALECHARTSRAFRVFEIDDLITNLPHKSVHKSTIHKDIAKRFRKAASLCNRLVVATEPLAKAYAHFSDEVVVQPNYLEAARWAHLQPARAERSKPRVGWAGGVGHTGDLDLIADLVRDTAAEVDWVFFGMCPESLKPLVKEFHTGVPLDQYPAKLAALDLDLAVAPLEDNAFNEAKSHLRLLEYGILGYPVICSDLTPYQGPFPVTRVANRYRDWTRALREAVSDRAALRDQGDALRATVRRDWMMEDHLESWLKAWLP; encoded by the coding sequence ATGACTTCATCCCTCTACCTCAATGTCGGCTGCGGCAAGGTCAAACTACCAGGCTTCGTCAATATCGATCTGGAACCAGGAGGGGACATCCAATGCGACGTGACGCAGGGGCTTCCCTATGCCGATGCCACGGTCGACGGTATCTACAGCGAACATTTCATCGAGCATCTGAGCCAGAAGGACATCCTGGGTTTTCTCCGGGAATGCCGCCGGGTTCTCAAACCGGGAGGGCGGGCACGAATTGCGACACCCGATCTGGACGCCATCATCACGCAATTCACAGACAACAACTGGCGTCAGCCGTGGCTCGAAAAATACGGATATCAATGGATCAAGAACCGCGCTGAATACCTCAATGTGTCGTTGCGCGAATGGGGACATGCGTGGGTCGTCGACGAAGAGGAACTGTCGCGTCTGGCGAGCTGGGCAGGCCTTGAGCGTCTGCAGCGCGTCAAGCTCAATGAGAGCACCGATCCTCATTTGTCCGGACTGGAAACCCGCCTTGAATCGACGCTGATCATGGAATACGTCCGCGCCGCGGATGCCGTGGACGACCAGCCGCTCGTGTCCATTGTCATCCCGGCGTACCGCGCGGACTTCCTCGCCGCCTGTCTCGACAGCGCCTTGGCGCAGACCCACCATCAAATCGAGATCCTCGTCCTCGACGACAGCCCCTCCGATGCCGTGGCCCGAATCTGCGGGGCCTACGCACAACGCGACCCGCGAGTGACCTATCGACGCAACGCCCAGCCGCTCGGCGAGCCCGAAAACCTTACCCAAGGCATTCGTCTTGCTCGGGGAGAGTTCATCAAGCCTCTATACGACGATGATCTGCTTGCTCCGGACGCGGTGGAACAGCTACTTGCAGCATGGCGTGCCCATCCAGGTGTGCGGCTCGCCGCAGTTCGGCGACTCCCAATGGATGCGGCTGGCCAGCCCCTTGACGAGGCGCTGCTACCGCCGCTCTCGCAGTTGACAGGCCGTCTGCGCGGCACCGAAGTGCTTGGCCACATCCTGGCGCGCGGCCTCAATTTGCTGGGGGAGCCGACCTGCATGATGTTCCGGCGTAGCGACGCGCTGGCGATTGACGAACCCAACGTCATGAGCCTGTTCGGCCATCTTTGCGTCGGCGTGGGCGACGTCTGTCTGGCGCTGCATATGCTCTCCCGAGGCGATCTCGCCTACGTTGCAGACCCCCTTGCGAAGCTTCGCATCCATTCCGCTCAAACACAGCGGCAACAACAGACGCACACGCTCGGCATGGCCAACTGGCAGTACCTGCGACAGCAAGGCGCGCGTCTGGGCATCGCCCTTCAACCTCAGCCGCCGTCGCCCATCGAAGCGGGAGCAGTTCCTCTGCCGACCCCGGCCTTGTCGGACTCAAGCCCAGAGCCTTCTCTGATTCGATCCGGACGCCCCCTGGGTTCGGGCACCGCCGTCCTGCTTCACTTGTTCTACCCGGATTTGTGGGCCGAATTTCTCCCTTTGCTCAGATCCCTGCCCAAGCCTTTCGATGTCTATATCTCGCTGAGCGAAGGACGGGAAGACCTGCTCGCCGACATCGCCCGCGACCTGCCGGACGCCACCGTGATCCGCCATCCGAACCGGGGCCGCGACATTGCGCCTCGCCTAGCGCTGCTGCGCATGGCGCGCGCGCAGCACTATGACCAGTTGCTCTTCCTGCACGGCAAGAAATCGCCGCATCTGAGGGAGATCGAGCACATTCACATTCCCTTCCTTCAGCACAAGGATGGGAATCGCTGGCGTCAGGAGCTTCTTGCCGACCTCCTGGCCTCACCGCAACGCGTCATCGCCACCTTCGCACAAAACCCCAGAGTCGGACTGATCGGTCCCCACGGATTCTGGCTCGAGCTACGGGGCGACGCGAACGTGCCGCGTCTGGCTCATGTGGCCCAGCGCATGGGCATCGCGCCAGATCTCGCGCGGCATGGCTATTTCGCCGGTTCCATGTTCTGGTGCCGCCCCCAGGCGCTTGACCCTCTGCTTGCGCTGGATCTGAAAGCCGGGGATTTCGAGGATGAAGCCGGGCAGACGGATGCCACCCTGGCCCACGTGGTGGAACGGCTATTCACGCTCAGCACGGAGCGGGCCGGGTTCGAGGTCTGCGACACCGCCGGCACCACGCTTGCCGCTCCGCCCAGACTCAACCTGCCCTGGCTGCCCGAGGACCGCTGGGCGCCGCGCGAACAGGATTGGGCACAGCAGGCCATGACGGCATGGCGGCAGGCTGGGCAGGTCGCGCCCAGAATCGCCTTGGCGCTGGCTGCGAACGCCGACTTCCCGCCACAGCCCTCGCGGGCGAGCCTGGCGGCGCAATGGCTGGCCGCACAGCCCTTGATCGAACTGCCCGCTGATCTACCGGGCGATGCCTTCCTGTCTGCCGCCAACCCGGCGCTGCTCGGCAGTGACGGCGACTGGCTCGGTCTGATGGACGCTGGCGACCAGCTCGCCCCTGACGCCTTGTTTCGCGTCAGTCAGGCCCTTCGAGCGCATCCGCAGTGGCAACTCGTCTATACCGATGAAGATCAGATCACCCCGGACGGCCAGCATCTTCACCCGCATTGCAAGCCCGACTTCAACCTCGACTATCTGCGCAGCCTTCCCTATATCGGCGGGCTGCTGCTGATCCGGCGTGATCTGTTCGAGGCGCTGGGTGGCTTCAACCGCCAAGCCGAAGGCGCGGAAGACTACGACCTGCTGCTGCGCGCCTGGGAGCATCTGCAGCAGACCGGCGCCGGGGAAGCCGCCATCGGCCATGTGCCCGAAGTCCTCTACCACCGGCTGCAAGGTTCGGGCCATACGCAGAAATCGGTGCCCGAGATTCTCGCCGCGGGCCATGCCGCGCTGGAGCGTCATTTCGCGCGCCTGGGCATCGCCGCCCAGGTGCAGCCCGGCCCCTTTCCGCCCTCGTTCCGGGTACGCTGGCCGCTTCCCGAGATCAAGCCGCTGGTATCCATCCTCATCCCCACGCGCGATCAGTTGCCCTTGCTGCAGCGCTGCGTGGAATCGGTGATCGAAAAGACCAAGTATCCGGCCTACGAAATCCTGATCATCGACAACGACAGCCAGACCGCGGAAGCCCGCAACTATCTGGCCGCCATCGAGACGAAGGAAGCCGAACTCGGCGGCCGCCTGCGCGTGGTTCGCCAGCCTGGCCCCTTCAACTTCTCCGCGATGAACAACGCCGCGGCCAAGCTGGCGCGCGGCGACTTTCTGCTGCTGCTCAACAACGACACCGCCGCGCTGCACGACGACTGGCTGGACGACATGATGGGCCACGCCGTGCGGCCGGATGTCGGTATCGTCGGCGCCAAGCTGCTCTATCCCGACGGCAAGATCCAGCACGCGGGCGTCATTCTGGGCATGCGCGGCCCGGCCGAACATCCCTTCATCGGCCGCCCGCCGGAAGACCGCGGCTATTTCGGCCGCGCCCAACTCACGCAGAACCTCTCGGCCGTGACCGGCGCCTGTCTGCTCATCCGCAAAAGCGTTTATGAGCAGCTTGACGGGCTGGATGAACAGGCTTTCAAGGTGTCTTACAACGACATCGACCTGTGCCTGAAGGTACGCGAGGCGGGCCTGCGCATCGTGTTCACGCCGTATGCACTGCTGATGCACGAGGGTTCGGCCAGCCAGAAGGGGGGCACCGAGAGCAAGCCCGACGAGGCCAAGCTCAAGCGCTTCGCCGCCGAGAAAGACGCCATGTATGCCAAATGGCTGCCCCAGCTCGCTTTCGACCCGGCCTACAACCGCCACCTCAGTCTCGCCAGTACCGACTTTCTGCTCGAAGACCAGCCGCCTCTGAGCTGGGGCCCGGCCTGGCGCCCACGGCCGCGCGTGCTGGTGCATCCGGCCGATCGTGACGGCTGCGGCGAATACCGCATCATCGCGCCCATGCGCGCCCTCAACCGCGCTGGGCTCACGCAGGGCTGGGAAACCATGCGCCTGTACGAGCCCGCCGAAATGGAGCGCATGCAGCCCGACAGCCTGGTGGTGCAGCGACAGATGGAGTGGCCGCAGATCGAGGCGCTGGAGTGCCACGCGCGCACCAGCCGCGCGTTCCGCGTGTTCGAGATCGACGATCTCATCACCAATCTGCCGCACAAGAGTGTGCACAAGAGCACCATCCACAAAGACATCGCCAAGCGTTTCCGCAAGGCGGCTAGCCTGTGCAACCGGCTGGTCGTGGCCACCGAGCCGCTGGCCAAGGCCTATGCGCATTTCTCCGATGAGGTCGTGGTGCAGCCGAACTATCTGGAAGCTGCGCGCTGGGCTCACCTGCAGCCGGCGCGTGCCGAGCGCAGCAAGCCTCGCGTCGGCTGGGCCGGGGGTGTGGGGCATACGGGCGATCTCGATCTGATTGCCGATCTGGTGCGCGACACGGCCGCCGAGGTCGACTGGGTGTTCTTCGGCATGTGCCCGGAATCGCTCAAACCCCTGGTCAAGGAGTTCCACACTGGGGTGCCGCTCGACCAGTACCCTGCCAAGCTGGCGGCGCTCGACCTCGATCTGGCCGTCGCTCCGCTGGAGGACAACGCCTTCAACGAAGCCAAGAGTCATCTGCGCCTGCTGGAATACGGCATCCTCGGCTATCCGGTCATCTGTTCCGATCTCACGCCCTACCAGGGCCCGTTTCCGGTGACCCGTGTGGCCAACCGCTATCGCGACTGGACTCGCGCCTTGCGCGAGGCCGTGTCTGATCGCGCCGCGCTCCGCGACCAGGGCGATGCGCTCAGGGCCACGGTGCGACGCGACTGGATGATGGAAGATCATCTGGAAAGCTGGCTGAAAGCCTGGCTGCCCTAG
- a CDS encoding DegT/DnrJ/EryC1/StrS family aminotransferase, whose product MANNPVKPQSKVFVTQPFLPPLEEFLPYLQQIWDNKILTNGGPFHVQFERALCEHLGVEHVALFTNGTLALVTALQALRITGEVITTPYSFVATSHSLLWNGIRPIFVDVDPRTLNLDPSKIEAAITPQTTAILPVHCYGHPCDVEAIQHIADIYNLKVIYDAAHAFGVEDAGGSILRHGDLSVLSFHATKTFSTFEGGAIVCPDAKTKQRIDHLKNFGFVDETTVVAPGINGKMSEFNAALGLLQLNYIGEALSRRAALDAQYRSLLSAVPGIRCVPDNGETVRNHGYFPVLVGPEYPLTRDALYDKLKTRGYHARRYFYPLISDFPMYRGFPSSRRDNLPVATQMAEQVLCLPIFPALDHQTVEDIVAIIAE is encoded by the coding sequence ATGGCCAACAATCCTGTGAAACCTCAGTCCAAGGTTTTTGTCACCCAGCCCTTTTTGCCCCCTCTTGAGGAATTTCTGCCCTACCTCCAGCAGATCTGGGACAACAAGATCCTGACCAACGGCGGACCCTTTCATGTCCAGTTCGAACGTGCGCTGTGCGAGCACCTCGGCGTCGAACATGTGGCCCTGTTCACCAATGGCACGCTGGCGCTCGTGACGGCGCTGCAGGCGCTCCGGATCACCGGAGAAGTGATCACCACGCCCTACTCTTTCGTCGCCACGTCGCATTCGCTGTTGTGGAACGGCATCCGGCCGATCTTCGTAGACGTCGACCCCAGGACGCTGAACCTCGATCCCTCGAAAATCGAAGCCGCCATCACGCCGCAGACGACAGCGATTCTGCCCGTTCACTGCTACGGCCATCCCTGCGACGTCGAGGCCATCCAGCACATCGCGGACATCTACAACCTCAAGGTGATCTATGACGCCGCGCACGCCTTCGGGGTTGAGGATGCAGGTGGCAGCATCCTGCGGCATGGCGATCTGTCCGTGCTGAGTTTTCACGCGACCAAGACCTTTTCGACTTTCGAAGGCGGCGCCATCGTCTGCCCCGACGCGAAGACCAAGCAGCGCATCGACCACCTGAAGAATTTCGGTTTCGTCGATGAAACGACGGTCGTGGCTCCGGGCATCAATGGCAAGATGAGCGAGTTCAATGCTGCGCTGGGCCTGCTGCAACTCAATTACATCGGCGAGGCCCTTTCGCGGCGAGCCGCCCTGGACGCGCAATACCGAAGCCTGCTGTCGGCGGTACCCGGCATACGCTGTGTGCCCGACAACGGAGAAACGGTCCGTAATCACGGCTATTTCCCCGTGCTCGTGGGGCCCGAGTATCCGCTCACGCGCGACGCGCTCTACGACAAGCTGAAAACGCGTGGCTATCACGCGCGCCGTTACTTTTATCCACTGATTTCGGATTTCCCGATGTACCGCGGATTTCCCTCGTCTCGCCGCGACAATCTGCCCGTAGCCACACAGATGGCCGAGCAGGTGCTGTGCCTCCCCATCTTCCCGGCGCTCGATCACCAGACCGTCGAGGACATTGTCGCGATCATTGCGGAATGA
- a CDS encoding flagellar brake protein has product MKEVTAKLFREEYQVNSEQKTDHVLHKIIERHEPLAVLPHDRAEEFSSTLLEINRPKHWLIIDELTPDTGNRRLENGAPFFTIGRYEGVFVGFQSKLIERIMYEGYGALRVAYPELIYYLQRRNFFRVSVAPGDLGTVDIQRRGAKPLYGQCHDLSVNGMRLLVPSALDYALTTGEFIPLVRFSLEGVELAVEAEVRYVGHLRDTKTRQPVRQLGLQFLNMAPAFEQRLQHYVQRRDRELLRDARR; this is encoded by the coding sequence ATGAAAGAGGTCACCGCCAAGCTGTTCCGCGAGGAATATCAGGTCAATTCCGAACAGAAGACCGATCACGTCCTGCACAAGATCATCGAGCGACATGAACCGCTGGCCGTGTTGCCGCATGACCGTGCCGAGGAATTCAGTTCCACGCTGCTGGAGATCAACCGCCCGAAGCACTGGCTGATCATCGACGAACTCACTCCCGATACCGGCAACCGCCGCCTGGAAAACGGCGCACCGTTCTTCACCATAGGACGGTACGAAGGGGTGTTCGTCGGTTTTCAGTCCAAGCTGATCGAGCGCATCATGTACGAAGGCTACGGCGCACTGCGCGTTGCCTATCCCGAACTCATCTACTACCTGCAGCGGCGCAACTTCTTCCGCGTCTCCGTGGCCCCGGGCGATCTCGGCACCGTGGATATTCAGCGTCGAGGCGCCAAACCGCTTTACGGCCAATGCCACGACCTGAGCGTGAACGGCATGCGGCTACTTGTCCCTTCCGCCCTCGACTATGCCTTGACCACAGGTGAGTTCATCCCCCTGGTGCGTTTCAGCCTGGAAGGGGTGGAACTGGCCGTCGAAGCCGAGGTGCGCTATGTGGGTCATCTGCGCGACACCAAGACACGGCAACCCGTACGCCAACTCGGCCTCCAGTTCCTGAACATGGCACCGGCATTCGAACAGCGTCTGCAGCACTATGTGCAACGGCGCGACCGTGAACTGCTCAGGGACGCCCGCCGCTGA